One window from the genome of Salvelinus fontinalis isolate EN_2023a chromosome 3, ASM2944872v1, whole genome shotgun sequence encodes:
- the LOC129834677 gene encoding transcription factor HES-5-like, whose product MAPTYTSDSANTMLSAKDKHKLRKPVEKMCRDRINTCIELLKTLLEREFHKQDPNTKLEKADILEMTVGFLKQTLQPQSPVPQRAHGEGYSQCWRETLHFLSSSSMKDMMLQNLQRAGQDVCPSSPLSFQHQHHSQGPVKQATSGHKTVWRPW is encoded by the exons aTGGCTCCTACCTACACCAGTGACTCTGCCAACACCATGCTCTCTGCTAAAGACAAGCATAAA CTAAGGAAACCAGTGGAGAAGATGTGTAGAGACCGCATCAACACCTGCATAGAGCTGCTCAAGACCCTGCTGGAGAGGGAGTTCCACAAACAGGACCCCAACACCAAGCTGGAGAAGGCTGACATCCTGGAGATGACGGTGGGGTTCCTGAAGCAGACGCTGCAGCCTCAGAGCCCAGTCCCCCAGAGGGCCCACGGTGAGGGCTACTCCCAGTGCTGGAGGGAGACCCTGCACTTCCTGTCTTCCAGCTCCATGAAGGACATGATGCTTCAGAACCTCCAGAGAGCTGGCCAGGACGTCTGCCCCTCCTCGCCACTCTCCTTCCAACATCAACACCACAGCCAGGGCCCAGTGAAGCAGGCCACCAGTGGTCACAAAACAGTGTGGAGGCCCTGGTAG
- the aldh4a1 gene encoding delta-1-pyrroline-5-carboxylate dehydrogenase, mitochondrial, protein MLRVRSALCHSWRGFRTFPCAAVEVKNEPILGFNEGSPERAELQKALDDLKGKTEEIPCVVGDEHVWTKDIRYQLSPFNHSHKMAKFCYADKDLLNKAILASVAARREWDLKPIQDRAQVLFKAADIISGPKRAEILAKTMIGQGKTVVQAEIDAAAELIDFFRFNAKHAVELESQQPLDSDGSTNTMLYRGLEGFVAAVAPFNFTAIGGNLAGTPALMGNVVLWKPSDTAMSASYAVYNVLRDSGLPPNIIQFVPADGPVFGDTITSSEHLAGINFTGSVPTFKRLWKQVAQNLDIYKNFPRVGGECGGKNFHFVHKSADVQSVVTGTIRSAFEYGGQKCSACSRMYVPDSLWPQIKQGLLDIHKQLKVGDPVEDWSTFFSAVIDDKSFARIKKWLDHAKSSPKLNIIAGGHCDDKKGYFVEPTIIESTDPQEAIMAEEIFGPVLSVYVYPENNYKEVLNLIDNTSPYALTGAVFALDKNVVDEAAKALRNAAGNYYVNDKCTGSIVAQQPFGGARASGTNDKPGGPHYVLRWTSPQVVKATHVPLREWKYPYMG, encoded by the exons ATGCTGCGTGTGAGATCGGCATTGTGCCATTCTTGGAGGGG TTTCAGGACCTTCCCCTGTGCAGCTGTTGAGGTGAAGAATGAGCCCATCCTGGGATTCAACGAGGGCAGTCCAGAGAGGGCCGAGCTGCAGAAG gccCTGGATGACCTgaaggggaagacagaggagattCCCTGTGTGGTTGGAGATGAACATGTGTGGACCAAAGACATCAGATACCAGCTATCA CCCTTCAACCACTCACACAAAATGGCCAAGTTTTGCTATGCTGACAAG GACCTGCTCAACAAAGCTATCTTAGCCTCTGTGGCGGCGAGGAGAGAATGGGACCTGAAACCCATCCAGGACCGAGCCCAGGTCCTCTTTAAGGCTGCTGACATCATCAGTGGACCTAAGAGAGCTGAGATTCTGGCCAAAACCATGATAGGCCAG GGCAAGACAGTAGTGCAGGCAGAGATCGATGCGGCTGCAGAGCTAATAGACTTCTTCCGTTTCAATGCGAAGCACGCTGTTGAACTGGAGAGCCAGCAGCCCCTGGACAGTGATGGTAGCACCAACACCATGCTCTACCGTGGGCTGGAG GGTTTTGTAGCTGCTGTTGCCCCATTTAACTTCACTGCAATTGGTGGAAACCTAGCAGGTACACCTGCTCTCATG GGTAATGTAGTTCTGTGGAAGCCTAGCGACACAGCCATGTCAGCTAGCTACGCCGTATACAATGTCCTGCGGGATTCAGGGTTACCCCCCAACATCATCCAGTTTGTGCCAGCCGACGGACCAGTGTTTGGAGACACCATCACTTCCTCTGAACATCTGGCTGGCATCAACTTCACCGGCAGTGTCCC GACCTTCAAGCGCCTGTGGAAACAAGTGGCCCAGAACCTGGATATCTACAAGAACTTCCCTCGGGTGGGAGGAG AATGCGGCGGTAAGAACTTCCACTTTGTGCACAAGTCTGCGGATGTGCAGAGCGTGGTGACTGGGACCATCCGCTCTGCGTTTGAGTACGGAGGGCAGAAGTGCTCAGCCTGCTCCAGGATGTATGTACCAGACTCCCTGTGGCCCCAGATCAAACAGGGGCTCCTGGACATCCACAAGCAGCTCAAAGTTGGAGAC CCCGTGGAGGACTGGAGTACATTCTTCTCTGCTGTGATTGATGACAAG TCCTTTGCTCGTATTAAGAAGTGGTTGGACCATGCCAAGTCATCCCCTAAATTGAACATAATTGCTGGGGGCCACTGTGATGACAAGAAGGGTTACTTTGTGGAGCCGACCATCATTGAGAGCACAGACCCACAGGAAGCTATCATGGCCGAG GAAATCTTTGGCCCAGTTCTGTCTGTCTATGTTTATCCTGAGAACAACTACAAGGAGGTTCTAAACCTTATAGACAACACATCACCATACGCCCTGACAGGAGCGGTCTTTGCTCTTGACAA GAATGTTGTAGATGAGGCAGCTAAGGCCTTGAGGAACGCTGCAGGAAATTACTACGTGAATGACAAGTGCACCGGCTCGATTGTCGCCCAGCAGCCGTTTGGTGGCGCCAGAGCTTCAG GTACCAATGACAAACCTGGTGGTCCTCACTACGTCCTGCGATGGACATCTCCACAGGTGGTCAAGGCCACCCACGTCCCACTCAGAGAATGGAAGTACCCATACATGGGTtaa
- the LOC129849794 gene encoding transcription factor HES-5-like, producing the protein MAPTYTSDSANTMLSAKDKHKLRKPVVEKMRRDRINTCIELLKTLLEREFHKQDPNTKLEKADILEMTVGFLKQKLQPQSPVPQRAHSEGYSQCWKETLHFLSSSSMKDMMLQNLQRAGQDVCPSSPLPFQHQHHSQGPVKQATSGHKTVWRPW; encoded by the exons aTGGCTCCTACCTACACCAGCGACTCTGCCAACACCATGCTCTCTGCTAAAGACAAGCATAAA CTAAGGAAACCAGTTGTGGAGAAGATGCGTAGAGACCGCATCAACACCTGCATAGAGCTGCTCAAGACCTTGCTGGAGAGGGAGTTCCACAAACAGGACCCCAACACCAAGCTGGAGAAGGCTGACATCCTGGAGATGACAGTGGGGTTCCTGAAGCAGAAGCTGCAGCCTCAGAGCCCAGTCCCCCAGAGGGCCCACAGTGAGGGCTACTCCCAGTGCTGGAAGGAGACCCTGCACTTCCTGTCTTCCAGCTCCATGAAGGACATGATGCTTCAGAACCTCCAGAGAGCTGGCCAGGACGTCTGCCCCTCCTCGCCACTCCCCTTCCAACATCAACACCACAGCCAGGGCCCAGTGAAGCAGGCCACCAGTGGTCACAAAACAGTGTGGAGGCCCTGGTAG
- the LOC129834672 gene encoding transcription factor HES-5-like has protein sequence MAPVNICDMVMTTKDKIKFRKPVVEKMRRDRINSSIEQLKTLLKTELQAHQPNSKLEKADILETAVVYLKDNSMRPAASFNVASPVQSYAEGFTRCLEETLRFLSAKKTQPTGSQQKLLNHFHRAQKLGDRVVLSPNRATVPHNSSTPKRVIPGGRGPLWRPW, from the exons ATGGCTCCTGTCAATATTTGCGACATGGTGATGACCACGAAAGATAAAATCAAA TTTAGaaaaccagtggtggaaaagatGCGCCGAGACCGCATTAACAGCAGCATCGAACAGCTCAAGACACTCCTCAAAACCGAACTTCAAGCACACCAACCCAACTCGAAACTGGAAAAGGCTGACATTCTCGAGACAGCTGTGGTTTACCTGAAAGATAACAGCATGCGCCCTGCTGCTTCATTCAACGTAGCGTCACCTGTCCAAAGCTACGCGGAGGGATTCACCCGCTGCCTGGAGGAGACGCTGCGCTTCCTCTCAGCGAAAAAAACCCAGCCGACTGGCTCACAACAGAAGCTTCTCAATCACTTCCATCGGGCTCAGAAACTCGGTGATAGAGTCGTGCTGAGTCCAAACCGCGCAACGGTCCCTCACAACAGCAGCACTCCGAAACGTGTCATCCCAGGTGGAAGGGGGCCTCTGTGGAGACCCTGGTGA